From the Leptospira sp. WS60.C2 genome, one window contains:
- a CDS encoding MarR family winged helix-turn-helix transcriptional regulator: MVKESGVSAARHNLLYTLRNEGYLKMSELGRILNVSPTNITLLVDGLEKDGFVERLSDTSDRRATKIKLTELAEKDVLFDSELIFKPAINFFSSILEEKEIQELISYLNLIIDRNCSL; this comes from the coding sequence ATGGTGAAAGAAAGTGGGGTTTCCGCAGCAAGACACAATTTATTGTACACATTGCGAAATGAAGGCTATTTGAAAATGAGCGAGTTAGGTCGTATTTTAAATGTAAGTCCGACAAACATCACACTATTAGTCGACGGTTTAGAAAAGGATGGATTTGTGGAAAGGCTTTCCGATACCTCTGACCGACGAGCAACAAAAATTAAACTGACAGAACTTGCAGAGAAGGATGTTCTATTTGATTCCGAATTAATTTTCAAACCTGCTATCAATTTTTTTTCCTCAATTTTGGAAGAAAAAGAAATTCAGGAATTAATATCTTATTTGAATCTAATCATTGATCGCAATTGTTCACTATGA
- the tsaA gene encoding tRNA (N6-threonylcarbamoyladenosine(37)-N6)-methyltransferase TrmO codes for MKIEITPVAFVRNLRTKPLDDDWSQFVSQIVLTQAIPNSTLQGIDAFSHLEIIYYFDQVNAEDIVFENHPRGNPKYPKVGIFAQRKKDRPNQLGICTVELLKLDGNQLTVKYLDAIDGTPVLDIKPVMREFEPKSPIRQPDWATDLMKQYW; via the coding sequence GTGAAAATTGAAATAACACCTGTTGCGTTCGTGCGAAATTTAAGGACAAAACCGCTTGATGATGATTGGTCTCAATTTGTAAGTCAAATCGTTCTTACTCAAGCGATCCCAAATTCCACACTCCAAGGGATTGATGCATTTTCCCATTTAGAAATCATTTATTACTTTGACCAAGTCAATGCAGAAGACATTGTTTTTGAAAATCATCCTCGTGGGAATCCAAAGTATCCCAAAGTAGGTATTTTTGCACAAAGGAAAAAGGATCGCCCTAACCAACTAGGAATTTGTACAGTCGAACTACTCAAGTTAGATGGAAATCAATTGACGGTAAAATATTTGGATGCAATTGATGGAACGCCTGTTTTGGATATCAAACCCGTTATGCGAGAATTTGAACCGAAATCTCCCATTCGACAGCCAGATTGGGCAACTGATCTTATGAAGCAGTATTGGTAA
- a CDS encoding glycosyl hydrolase: protein MLFSLFLSLIFFDFPLIAEPNQQQPILYSSHLLFTSRKHPNDVPNRTPIFVSGKLEKNGNIKIKSERLPNSSLLMIVPSFSVWNESMTLAFLEHFSSSLQIILKKNLTTKGLVLDAEFGAKQSQKFYTELVCSIHKLTKKIDPNLQLYLALFPPIHPDQHGYYDWDSLFRCSDRWIIMLYDEHNPRTEPGTVSSTRWIEENLNAIEAKLNKGENSFPNSIESIRQKVYLGLPLYGYAKTKLGRFGKVIPIKNWINNFEFRNATEDSLEVKMNDEVIYLPTKHFFQHWKKESQRLGYAGVAYWREEFLGENPLPN from the coding sequence ATGCTTTTCTCTCTATTTTTATCTTTAATTTTCTTTGATTTCCCTCTCATAGCGGAACCAAACCAGCAGCAACCGATACTCTACTCATCCCATCTATTATTCACCAGTCGAAAACATCCAAACGATGTCCCAAACAGAACGCCTATTTTTGTATCAGGTAAATTGGAGAAAAATGGTAACATCAAAATTAAATCCGAAAGACTGCCAAACTCTTCCCTTCTGATGATTGTCCCTTCCTTTTCTGTTTGGAATGAGTCGATGACTCTGGCATTCTTAGAACACTTCTCTAGTTCTCTCCAAATCATTCTCAAGAAGAATCTGACAACAAAAGGATTAGTATTGGATGCTGAATTCGGTGCCAAACAATCCCAAAAGTTCTATACTGAATTGGTTTGTTCAATTCACAAACTCACAAAAAAAATAGATCCCAATCTTCAATTGTATTTAGCTTTGTTTCCTCCGATCCATCCAGACCAACATGGTTATTATGATTGGGATTCATTGTTTCGTTGTTCTGATCGTTGGATCATCATGCTCTATGATGAGCACAATCCCAGAACAGAACCTGGCACAGTCTCTAGCACACGTTGGATCGAAGAAAACTTAAATGCAATAGAGGCGAAATTAAACAAAGGTGAAAACTCTTTCCCAAATTCGATCGAGTCCATTCGTCAAAAAGTCTATTTGGGACTACCACTTTATGGTTACGCTAAAACCAAGCTGGGAAGATTTGGAAAGGTAATTCCCATCAAAAATTGGATCAACAATTTTGAGTTTCGAAATGCAACCGAAGACTCTTTAGAAGTAAAAATGAATGATGAAGTGATCTATTTACCTACCAAACATTTTTTCCAACATTGGAAAAAAGAGAGCCAACGTCTCGGTTATGCGGGTGTTGCCTATTGGAGAGAAGAGTTTTTAGGAGAGAATCCTTTACCGAACTGA
- a CDS encoding fumarate reductase/succinate dehydrogenase flavoprotein subunit, whose protein sequence is MFGTERSSFLWDSKIPDGPLEEKWNSFKRNSKLISPNNRIKFKIIVIGTGLSGSAAAATLAEQGYQVSSFCFHESARRAHSIAAQGGVNAAKNYKNDGDSVTRMFRDTLKGGDFRSREANVYRLAECSIPFIDLAVSQGVPFSREYGGYLDNRSFGGVQVSRTFYSKGQTGQQLLLGAYQTLMRQVHLGNVKLYTNSELLDYIIIDGYAKGIIVRNLFTGTLEKHSAHAIAIASGGFGKIYYLSTLAIGCNATAIWRAHKKGALFANPSWTQIHPTSLPQSNGYQSKLTLMSESLRNDGRIWVPKSKEDQRPPAEIPEEERDYYLERKYPSYGNLAPRDISSRAAKERIDLGYGVGPLKNAVYLDFKDAKRTLGEDVLRARYGNLFDMYQKITDVDPLNEPMLISPSAHFSMGGLWVDYELMTSIPGLYAIGEANFADHGANRLGANSLLQASVDGYFILPATLPNYLYDKVDSPLVSTDHPKFLEAEETIKEELLFYTKAKGQKLVDEYHKELGKILYDACGLKRSKLDLESAINTIQKLREEFLSGNIRIPGDAMTKNAELEKAGRMKDYLELAELMCLDALLREESCGAHFRMEHQTEDGEAKRDDTNFQFVSCFEWSGDATKPILHREPLEFEFFLPKDRNYR, encoded by the coding sequence ATGTTTGGTACAGAGAGAAGTTCGTTCCTTTGGGACTCGAAAATCCCAGATGGTCCGTTGGAAGAAAAATGGAATTCCTTCAAAAGGAATTCCAAGTTAATTTCGCCTAACAACAGAATAAAATTTAAAATCATCGTGATTGGGACGGGGCTTTCTGGGAGTGCGGCAGCAGCGACTCTCGCAGAGCAAGGTTACCAAGTTTCTTCTTTTTGTTTCCATGAATCGGCAAGACGTGCTCATTCTATTGCGGCGCAAGGAGGAGTGAATGCGGCAAAAAATTATAAAAATGATGGGGACAGTGTCACCCGAATGTTTCGGGATACATTAAAGGGTGGTGACTTTCGCTCCCGTGAAGCGAATGTTTATCGATTAGCAGAGTGCTCCATTCCATTTATCGATCTTGCTGTTTCTCAAGGAGTTCCTTTTAGTCGAGAGTATGGCGGATATTTAGACAATCGTTCGTTCGGGGGAGTTCAAGTTAGTCGAACTTTTTATTCCAAAGGACAAACGGGCCAACAATTGTTACTGGGTGCCTACCAAACATTAATGCGGCAAGTGCACCTAGGCAATGTTAAATTGTACACAAATTCGGAACTATTGGATTATATCATCATTGATGGATATGCCAAAGGGATTATCGTTCGCAATTTATTCACTGGAACCTTAGAGAAACATTCTGCTCATGCAATTGCGATTGCTTCTGGTGGATTTGGCAAAATTTATTATCTTTCTACATTAGCTATTGGGTGTAATGCAACGGCCATTTGGCGAGCTCACAAAAAAGGAGCCTTATTTGCCAATCCAAGTTGGACTCAAATTCATCCTACTTCCCTACCACAATCAAACGGTTATCAATCCAAGTTGACATTAATGTCTGAATCTTTGCGAAATGATGGTAGGATTTGGGTTCCCAAATCAAAAGAGGACCAACGCCCCCCAGCTGAAATTCCTGAGGAAGAACGGGATTATTATTTAGAGAGAAAATACCCATCGTACGGAAACTTAGCCCCGAGAGACATTTCGTCTCGTGCCGCCAAAGAGAGAATTGATTTGGGTTATGGCGTTGGTCCTTTGAAGAATGCGGTGTACTTAGATTTTAAAGATGCAAAGAGAACTTTGGGAGAGGATGTATTACGAGCCAGGTATGGCAATCTCTTTGATATGTATCAAAAAATTACAGATGTTGATCCTTTGAATGAACCAATGTTAATCTCTCCTTCTGCTCATTTTTCTATGGGCGGATTGTGGGTGGATTATGAATTAATGACAAGTATTCCTGGATTATACGCGATAGGGGAAGCAAATTTTGCTGACCATGGAGCGAATCGTTTGGGAGCCAATTCTCTATTACAAGCATCGGTTGATGGGTATTTCATCCTTCCAGCAACTCTTCCTAATTATTTGTATGACAAAGTGGATTCACCATTGGTTTCCACTGATCATCCTAAGTTTTTAGAAGCAGAAGAAACGATAAAAGAAGAACTACTATTCTATACCAAGGCAAAAGGACAAAAACTTGTGGATGAATACCACAAAGAATTAGGAAAAATTTTATATGATGCGTGTGGTCTTAAACGTTCAAAGTTGGATTTGGAATCCGCAATCAATACAATTCAGAAATTGAGAGAAGAATTTTTATCTGGTAATATAAGAATTCCTGGTGATGCAATGACTAAAAATGCAGAACTAGAAAAAGCAGGTAGAATGAAAGACTATCTCGAGTTAGCTGAGCTTATGTGTCTCGATGCGTTATTAAGAGAAGAATCATGCGGGGCACATTTTCGAATGGAACACCAAACAGAAGATGGCGAAGCAAAACGAGATGACACCAACTTTCAGTTTGTTTCTTGTTTTGAATGGTCTGGGGATGCGACAAAACCGATTTTACACAGAGAACCTTTGGAGTTTGAATTCTTTTTGCCAAAAGATCGAAATTATAGGTGA
- a CDS encoding class I SAM-dependent methyltransferase — protein sequence MNVKKHYDSHLGNFYTWMLGDWEKKSEEFKRFLQKKNLSPQLNQKAIDMGAGNGIQSIPLAELGYQVHAIDFNQQLLHELTENVKKRSLTLQVIEGEVTNFDLWKEIHPELILCCGDTISHLVSFTEIKDWLQLCFQSLVPGGRLLLTFRDYAKELKNDERFIPVKSDSDRIHTCILDYHEETVLVTDLLYEKEGGTWNMKVSSYPKVRITLDFIQTCLKEIGFAIEISEEFQRMKFLVAVKS from the coding sequence ATGAATGTAAAAAAACATTACGATTCTCATTTAGGAAATTTTTACACTTGGATGTTAGGTGATTGGGAGAAGAAATCAGAAGAATTTAAAAGGTTTTTGCAAAAAAAGAATTTAAGTCCCCAATTGAATCAAAAAGCCATTGATATGGGAGCAGGAAATGGAATTCAATCGATCCCACTTGCGGAACTAGGCTACCAAGTGCATGCGATTGATTTTAATCAGCAGTTACTTCATGAATTAACTGAGAACGTCAAGAAAAGATCATTAACGCTTCAAGTGATAGAGGGAGAGGTTACAAACTTCGATTTATGGAAAGAAATCCATCCAGAATTGATTCTTTGTTGTGGTGACACGATTTCTCATTTGGTTTCATTCACTGAAATTAAAGATTGGTTACAGTTGTGTTTTCAGAGTTTGGTTCCTGGAGGTAGATTACTTTTAACATTTCGAGATTATGCAAAAGAATTAAAAAATGATGAAAGGTTCATCCCAGTCAAATCAGATTCAGATCGAATCCATACTTGTATTCTTGATTACCATGAAGAAACGGTTCTTGTGACTGATTTATTGTATGAGAAGGAGGGTGGAACTTGGAATATGAAAGTGAGTTCCTATCCGAAAGTCCGAATTACTCTTGATTTCATTCAGACATGTTTAAAGGAAATTGGCTTTGCAATTGAAATCAGTGAAGAATTTCAAAGAATGAAATTCCTTGTAGCAGTGAAGTCATAG